The DNA window TAATGGGATATGTTCTTGGCTGAACGGTTCCCAGTATAACAAGAGGCGCTTTTTGTTTTCAAAGGGCAAATTACTTCATTACAGGAATGGCTCCTTTTTAACTTTGAAAAAATTGAATACTATCCAACTCTTTTTTCAATTCGTGCCGGATTCTCTCACCCCCTTACCGGTTATATTGAATTTCTAGAGCTTTGCCAATATTCCGCCATCGACCGCCAGGCTGGCTCCAGTAATAAAGGAAGCGTCGTCAGATGCCAAGAATGCAGCCGCCTTGGCCACCTCTTCCGGCCTCCCCATCCTGCCAATCGGATGCATACGTTCAAGCGTTTCTCTCAGTTTTTTCGGATCCGAAGAAGCCGCTATTTCCCTTTGCACCATCGGCGTATCGATTGCTCCGGGCATAATGCAGTTCACCCTCACTTGGTATGGTGCCGCTTCAAGAGCCAAGGCGCGATTGAAGGCGACAACCCCGCCTTTTGAAGCCGCATATGCGGAAATTTCCTCATACGTACATAAGGCGTGTGGAGATGCGGTTATCAATATGACGCCGGACCTCTGCTGCATGAAATGTTTTAATGCATACTTGGAACAAAGAAAAACGCCTTTTAAATTGACATTCATCACTTTGTCCCATTCATGCACTTCTATATCCATTATGTACTTTTGCAGTTCAATCGCCGCGTTGGCATACATGATATCAAGTCCGCCAAAATGATCCAGGGCCAGCTTGACCGCGTCCTTGACAGATTGTTCATCAGAAACATCCATATAAGTACTAATCGCTTCTCCTTGCTGCTCGGCAATCATTCCAACGGTTTCCCTGCCGCCGGCTTCATCGATGTCGCCGACGACGACTTTCATCCCTCTTGAAGCAAATTCAATTGCTGAAGCTCTGCCTATGCCGTTCCCGGCTCCAGTAACGATAGCAACCCTGGCTTTTGACATGTTCTTCAATCCCTTTCCTGTTTTATGTTCCTTATTAGGGAACGTCGTTCCCCGATATAGATAAAATATCAGGCCCGAAATCCGAGCCTGCTTGAAATTACTCTGGCATATTGGGGGTGGCCGAAACAATTTTATCCATGCCTAATAGATTCAAGATATTAAAAATATTTTTTATATCTAAATAATTATTTTAATAATACTGTGTTTTCAAAAATTTATCAATACTGTTTTTTAATTTTTTGAAATTTAAAAACAGAAATTTGCCGCTCCTTTCGGAGCGGAACCTCATATGCTGGCGTTTACCAGATGGGCACAAAATCGTTGATTTCCTCTAAAATACCGTCAATTTGCCGCAAAATCTCATCCGTTAACCTTACCTCGACAGCCTTTGCATTTTCCTCGATTTGCGCGGGACGGCTTGCACCGATGATGGCCGAGCTGACGCCGGGCTGACGGAGCACCCAGGCCAAAGCCAGCTGAGAGAGTGAAATTCCCATGTCTATAGCGAGATCTTCAAGCTGCTGAACCCTGTTTAATACGTCATCCCTGAGATAGCTTTTGATCCATTGATTCGTCTCGTCGTTCGCTGCGCGAGTGCCGGACGGCACGGGATGGCCCGGCTTGTACTTGCCGGTCAGAATCCCCTGCGCTAGTGGAGAAAACACAACTTGTCCCAAACCTTCTCGCTCGCTGATCGGAAGTACTTCTTTTTCGATATAACGAACGAGCATATTGTAAATCGGCTGATTCGATATTATCGGATGAAGATTCATCTGTCTGCCGAGCCGAACCGCATCGACAATCTGTGCGGCGCTCCATTCACTTATGCCCGCATAAAGAACTTTACCCTGCGTGACAAGGTCATCCAAAGCTCGAAGCGTTTCTTCCAAGGGGACGGAGGTGTCATATCGGTGGCATTGATATAAATCGATATAATCTGTGCCCAGCCGCTTTAAGCTCGCTTCGCATTGTTCCATAATGTGCTTGCGGGATAGTCCTCTATCATTCGGGCCGTCTCCCATTGGAAAATAAACTTTGGTAGCAAGCACATAACTGTCTCTTGGATAGGATTTCAAAGCTTCGCCGACGACGGCTTCCGCTGCCCCGCGATTGTAAGCATTGGCCGTGTCGAAAAAATTGATTCCAAGGTCATAAGCTTTATAAACGCATTCTTTCGCAGTCTCTCTTTCCACTGCTGTACCATAAGTCAACCAACTGCCCAAACCGATTTCGCTGATCCTCAATCCGCTGTTGCCCAGACGACGATAATTCATCTCTTTACCTCCAATGTATTTGGTTTTATTTGATATGAATGATATGATGTTCCATCAGCCAAGCTACCGATTCGCAAACCGCTTCAATGGAACGGCTTCAATCGCTGCTTTCTGGATGCCGTATTGCCCGAACGGCCTGCGCGGTTCCGCTTCCGTAGCGGGAACATGCACACTATATCCGTGCACCCAGATCGTTCCGCAGCTGAGAAAATGCTGTACTTGTCCTTCCAAGGATTCGACAAGCTTCCGCGCGCTTTCCAATTTAAAACAAATCATGTCGATGACAACGTCCGGTTTCAATTTGCTGATCCTCTTGCCGAATTCGTTGTTCTTTTCCTCGGAATTCCGATCCGCGATGATTGATTGGACCTCATCCCAGGTCCGGTCGTTCAGATAAGGCCGGCTGCTGCCTCTTGCAACATTGATCACTTCGTGCCCCGCCCTGACAAGTTCAGGAACCAGGTACGTGCCGACGTGGCCGCTTCCGCCGATGATTACCGTACGCATGATGAATCATCCTCCTTCGAAACGAAGAATTCCATTTCAAGAACCAACAGCAATATCCGTGATGGCACGAATTAAATAATCCGCATCTTGAGCCAATAATTGCTCGCTTCCATCGTAAGTAACCAATCCTACCGCTATACTCCCTGCAGCCTTGGCCATCTTCATATCCACTATGGAGTCGCCGACCACCATGAATTCGAAAGGGGATATATCCAACAGTCCGCAAGCCTTTATGACCATTTCCGGATTCGGCTTCCCATTGGCCACTTGTTCAGGTGTAATGATAAATTGCAGCATTTCTTTTATGCCAAGCATCTTCATTAAGCTTTCCGTTCTTTGATACGCGTCCGAAGTAAGGATCCCGGCCGGCACCTGATTCTCGTAAAGGCGATGGAAGATTTCCGGAACGCCGGCATGCGTCTGAAAAGCTTCCTCCAGTTTGAGCATTTTATCCGCCTGGCTGAAGATTTCCTTTGCCTGTTTTTTGCATTCATGCCAAGGAAGCTTTCTCCATTTATAGATCAGTCCCGCCGTCAACAGTATTTCTTCATCCATTGTGGCGATTGCCAGAACCCCATTGTGATCAACCGTGTCCGGCTGGACAAAGCCCATTGTGCTTTCCCAATCTGCCTCTGCAACTGAACCGGCGGTTTCCAGGAAATTGCGCTTCCGAATCCGGTCAATATAGGACCAGAACTTCACGGAATCGAACAAAGTACCGTCTTTATCGAATCCGATGCCTTTAATCTTTATTTTCTCTTGTCCAATTCGCACGTCGGCGGCCTTTATCATGCTTCCATCCCGCTCCCAGCCTTTAATTTAACATTGATTTCGTCGACAGTCGGAAATCTTTCCTCTTTTCGGGAAACAACGATGCTTGCCAATGCATTTCCGAACGCCAGCGCCTCCCTATGATCAGCCCCTTGCAATAAAGAATAGGCAAATCCGGCATTGAAGCTGTCTCCTGCCCCTGTCGTATCGAAGGCCTTGGTGGGAAATCCGGTATGATGAATTTTACTGTTCAGCGAATACAACGCGGCTCCGTTTTCGCCCTGCTTCACGACAATGTTGCGCGCTCCATGGGTTAAGAGAATTTCCGCAGCTTTATCTATTTCACTTTCCCCTGTAAGATGAAGCAGCTCTTCGTTGTTCGGCATGAAATAGTCAATGTTAGGAAGCAGATCAATAATTTCCCTGCGTGTTTCCGGCTGCCAGCCGTTGATATCCGAGTTGGCGTCAAACATAGTGATTTGTCCAAGTTCCTTGGATTTTTTCAAACAATCCAATGCATCCTCCGATGTGAAATTGGGCAGCAGAAAATATCCGTAATAGAAACTTAACTTCGCCTGTTCGAAATGTTTTACGCGCTTTACGGTTTCCTTGGTAAAATCGTATAAATCACCGCTGTAGGTGACAAAATATCGGGAACCCGTTTGATTTACGATACCCACGGAAAGAGCCGTAGACCGATCCGTGAACATAATTCCATCTTCAATCAACGGTTTCATGTCGTCATAAATTTGTTTGCCGTATTGATCTTTTCCCAATGTAGCAATGACTCTCGGCTTCACCCCAAGCCTGGATAACGGATAAACCATGTTTGCTATGCCGCCGGGCCGGAACATCAGGTGATCGACAAGATGCTCTTGTCCAAAATCCGGCCGGTCTTTGACTTGAGCCAATATCAACTCAGCATTCAGATTGCCGATCAGATTTATCATTTATTCCTTCACCGTAACCTTTGAGATCAATTCCGCTTCTCCGGCCACCAAACCTTTTTGTTCAGACAATCCCATAGCGGCGATTTGGGTAACGAGAGAATAGGAAATGACACTTGCATATTCATCGACGGATGGTATTTGGATTGACAGGATATTTGGATGATTTAATGGTTCATCGGATACGTACACGACTTTCCCGCCCAATTCCGCCATTTCGGTTACATATCGACGATTTATATCATGCGTTTTGCCGTACGGGTTAAAAAATATCGCTTGGACACCTTCTTTAATCAATTCAAACGGTCCATGTCTAAACTGCGGTGCGGACATCGGTTCTGTAAACATTCTTGCCGTTTCTTTTAATGTCAAAGCGCCTTGACGAGCCGTATATATACTGGGTCCTCTTCCCAACAATATTAACGGTTGGCGCGGATTAAGGAACTCGCAAATTTGCTTTTTGTATTCGTCCGATTGATTAAGCTGTTCCTCAAGAATGTCGGCAGCTTTGAGTATTTTGCTTGCAAATTCTTCGCCTGCCGTCCGTCCTCCCAATAGAAGCATTAAAGCCACGGTCGTCGTAAATGATTTGGATGAAGCAATCGCCTTTTCCGCACCGGCATGAGTATGGTATACGTTCGCCGCCTTCGTCGCCAGAGTGCTGCCTGGCGTGTTTGTAACAGTTGCAAAGCTCCCCAGAGAATTTGCCAATTCCTTTGCCTCAAAGCTCTCTCCGCTCTGGGAAACGATCAATAAATCGGATTTGGTTATGATATCCCTGTTATAATATAACAACTCCGAATTATCTATAGAATGCGCATGAATACCCTTGCTCGTCAAATATGAGGTCGCAAATTCGGAAGCAATCAACGAACTTCCCATCCCTGTAAATAATAATGGTTTTTCCGATTTCGGAAAATAAAGCTCTTTGTTTTGATTTACAGTCTCTCGAATCGCTTCAGGTTGTTGTCTTACTTCAGTCCAAAATTGACTCATTTCTCCTACCCCTTCTCTGAACCTTCAGTCAGTCCATTGATGATATATTTTTGGAAGAAAAGCGCAAGAATGATCGGCGGCAGCGAAGCCAAAAAGCCGCCCGTAATCTGCATGCCGAAATCAATCATGCCTCTCTTCGAAAATTCCGAGATTGCTACTGTAATGGTTTTTGCATCATAGGTGGATGTGAATATCGTTGCGAACATAAATTCATCCCATGAGATGAGGAATACGAAGATGGCTGCCGCAATAATGCCCGGCAACGACAAAGGAATGGCAAACCGGAATAAAACACCCAGATGGGATACACCATCCATTAATGCCGATTCTTCGAGTGAGCGAGGGATCGACCGGAAATATCCTTGCAACATCCAAATGACAAACGGCAAATTAAACGTTGTATAAATCATGACGAGGGTGGAACGTTCGTTGATCATTCCCATTCTGGCCAGCATTACATACAGAGGGATCAACAAAACGATTTCCGGAACCATACGAAATCCCAATATGGAAACCAATAATTTCTGTTGACCGCGAAAGCGAAATCTTGCGTAGGCATAAGCGGCAAACATACCGATAAATAAAGACAGGAGAGTTGTCGACAAAGAAATGATCAGGCTGTTTTCCAATGCTTTAAGAAACGGCGGCAAGCTTCCGTCGGATGCCTTTCCCAAAAATACATTAATATAATTTTTATGCGTCCATTGATCCGGCATGAAATGAAGCGTTTTTGAATTCAAATCGTTGTCCGAAGAAAATGTGGCAACAACGAGCAGCACAATCGGTGCCAGCGTGAAAACTAGGACAGCGAGAACTCCAAGGTAAACAAATACGGTTTGCAATTTATTTCTGTTCATAGGATCTACTCCACATCTTTATAAAGGATTTTGATGTAGATTAACGCGAAAACGGCAATGAATATCGACATGACAAAGGCGATGGCCGCGCCGCTGCTAAAGTTCCCCAACATCATGGACGACTGATAGGTGTAGAAGGATAAGGTTTGTGTTCCGCCTGCAGGACCACCGCTCGTCATTATATAAATAATGTCGAACACTTTAAATGCCTCCATTGTCCTCACAACCAATGCAACCATAATTGCCGGACGGAGCATCGGCAGAGTTATCGCAAACAATCTGCGGAAAGCATCTGCTCCATCCACCTTTGCCGCTTCATATACATGACCGGGTATGGACTGCAATGCCGCAAGCAAAATAAGAGCAATAAATGGAGTGTTCTTCCAGACATCTGCTGCAATGACGGCATTCATCGCTGAAAAAGAATGGCCCAATAAATTCACGTATCCATCTGTAAATCCAAGCTTTGCCAACAATCCGGTGACCGTTCCATAGTTCGCGTCATACAGCCATTTCCATAACACGGCATTTACGATCGTCGGAAAAGCCCATGGAATCAACATGATTCCGCGCACCAACCCTCTTCCTTTAAACTTTTCATTCAGTATCAAGGCAATGGCCAAACCAATAATAAATTCCAGTCCCACAGAAACAACAGTAAAATAAATCGTCTTTCCCAAAGCGGACCAAAAATAATCGCTGGTCAGGACAGTCCAATAATTGTCCAGTCCAACAAAATGCCACAGGTTGGGGTGATCCAGCTTTCGGATATTTTTGCTCAAATCGATAAAGCTGATAAATAAGGCAAAAAGCAGAGGAAGCAAAATAACACTTAAAATCACAAAATAACTCGGCAATAAATACAAATAGGGTCTGATCTTCTTTTGCATGTTGTCTACCCCCGAAAACATCCAAATGATATAGAGCTTTCAAATGAAAGCTCTATATCCTTTTCAATTTATTTATTTTGTTCTAATTTCTTTAATACATCGGCCGATTCGTTCAGTGCGCTCTTCGCGTCTGCCTGACCTGTCAACACTTGTTGAATCCGAATTTGCAAATCTTTGGAGAATTCATTGTAATTATCGATTTGCGGGCGTGACATTGCGTGTTCCAATTGTGCTCCCATCTCTTTAAATGCTCCGTGATTCTTGTTCAACTCTTGATCATCGTATAGATCTTTCCAAATTGGAAGCGCACCGGCATCCAAAGATTGCTCTTTCTGGATTTTCTTGCTTGCCAAAAATTCGATAAATTTCCAGGCTGCATCCGGTTGTTTCGATTGTGGAGTAATTCCAAGAAACATGGATCCCGTTACCGTGTTCGGCTCCGCTCCATCGGCCACAGGAACCAACCCGACCTTCGCTTGGCCTTTCACTTTGGAATCATCGGCATTGATCTCGCCCCAGTAGAAGGACCAACCTGATACGAACGCTGTTTTGCCGTTTTTGAAAGCGTCCAGAATTTGCCGGTCATTCATGCTGATCGAGGCTTTATCCACAATGCCTTGTTTGATCGCATCGGACATATATTGAAGAGCTTGTATACCTTTTTCATTATTAAGTACAGGCGCACCATTGTTATCCAGGTACTTTCCTCCAAATGAACCTAAAAATTGAGTATAGTAACATACCAAACCTTCATTTGCACTCCAACCCCATGCGCTGGCAGGGCCTTGAGTGATCTTTTCTTGCTGAAGTTTGTTGGACATTTCCGTGAATTCAGTCCAGGTTTTGGGCGGATGATCGTATCCGGCTTTTTTCAGCATATCTTCGTTGTAATAGAAGAAAAGCGCATCGTTGAACATCGGAATTCCATAATAACCCCCATTGTAGGTTACAATGTTTAAGCTTGCCGGCAGAATTCCCTTCTTCATTTCATCAGTATAACGATCGGTTACCGGAATAATGAAGCCAGCCTTCGCATATTCAGTGGTCCAAATTTCATCGACATCGACGACATCGTATGCCGCATTATCCGAAGCGTTGAACGAAGCAAGTTCTTTGTCGTGCAACTGGTCATAAGCCACATGCTCCAGATTGACATGAATATTCGGATTCTCTTGCTCAAACTCTTTGATCGCTTTTTCTCTGAATCCGGCAAAATCATCACTGGATAACACTTTAATCGTAACTTGTTTGTTTGCATCATTTGAATTGGATGGTTTGTCGGATGTTTTGCCAACGCTGCCATCATTGGAAGAAGAACATCCCGCAAACATTGACGCCGCTAACGCAACAGAAAGCAATAAACCGCCAATTTTTTTCATTTTCATCCCCCTAAAGTAGCGATTCTTCTTGTACGTGTTCAAAAGCATGTGCGATCGCGCCAAGCGCTCCCGCCTTTTGGCCCAGGGAGGCCATTTCAATCTTTGACTGAATTGGATTGATTCCAGCAACATTGACGCTTAATTTTTCTATAAATTGTTCCGAAACAACATCACCACCTATGATGATTTTTTGTGGATTCAGTAAACTTATAATGTTCGAAACCACAACTGTAAACGCTTCAGCCAGCAATATATCGATTTTTTCCTGTTGTTCAAAAAGGCGGGATACTTTTCTTTCAAATACGCCAAAATTTCCAAACTGGTTAAATTGATTTTGATCAACATCTTCCTGATGAAGATAATATCCGACTTCTCCAGCGGAATGCTGAAAACCATGAATCAATTGTCCATTTGAAATAATTGCGCTTCCAACCCCATGATCCGTTATGGATATATAAACCATTTCGGAAGTATTTTTCCCTGCGCCAAGCCAGTTTTCTCCAAGGGCGGCGCCGTTAACATCGTTGTGTATCAGAATGGGAAAATCAAATTTTTGGGATATAAAAGTTCTAAGGTCAAAATTCTTCCATGAAATTGATGGAGCATCGATCACGATTCCATTTTTTGAATCGACAATCGATGGAACCAAAACGCCCATAGCGATGAATTTCTTCGGTTCAATATTTGAGGCATTTATAAAGTCTTCCAACCGGTCCAACAGTTCATCTTCAAGATTTGAAACACTGTAATCCCTTTCAAAAATAATATTTCCATCCAAATCTGTGATGATGTTTACAATTTTCTTACCCCTTATATCGACTCCAATGCCATAAGCCGATGTGGGATTAAATCTGAGCTGCACGCTTCTTCTTCCGCCTTCGCGGGTTGAACTTCCCAAGCCCTGCTCTACCACAAATTTCTTTTGAAGCAAATCGTCCACTATGGAAGAAACGGTGGAACGACTCAAACCCAACTTTTTCGCAATGGTTGCCCGACTAATGGGTTGTTCATTGCGAATGATGTCAAGTACCAAAGACCGATTGATTTTTTTAATCAAATCGATGCGACCTAATTTTTTCACCATCAATTTCCCCTATTTAAAGTTTGTTCTGAGTACAAACAAACTAACTTATGCAAGAATAATATATGAAGTCTTTGTAAATGTCAACGTGTTAATCGGCTGAATGCATGATATTGAGACGTTTATTCACCAACAGGCAACAAATTGGTCAATGCCGCCGTTGTTGGATTTTATCGACGGCTTGAAGGTTCGGATATCAGAAAGGAACAAATTAAAGAAGCTATAGCGATTGTACAAAAGAGCGATTGTACAAAAGGCTCTGCCATTGCATCCGTCATTTTTGGATTTATGATTCTCGGATTTTTGGCACTTGAAAACGCTTTGCTT is part of the Ferviditalea candida genome and encodes:
- a CDS encoding carbohydrate ABC transporter permease, coding for MNRNKLQTVFVYLGVLAVLVFTLAPIVLLVVATFSSDNDLNSKTLHFMPDQWTHKNYINVFLGKASDGSLPPFLKALENSLIISLSTTLLSLFIGMFAAYAYARFRFRGQQKLLVSILGFRMVPEIVLLIPLYVMLARMGMINERSTLVMIYTTFNLPFVIWMLQGYFRSIPRSLEESALMDGVSHLGVLFRFAIPLSLPGIIAAAIFVFLISWDEFMFATIFTSTYDAKTITVAISEFSKRGMIDFGMQITGGFLASLPPIILALFFQKYIINGLTEGSEKG
- a CDS encoding aldo/keto reductase family protein; this encodes MNYRRLGNSGLRISEIGLGSWLTYGTAVERETAKECVYKAYDLGINFFDTANAYNRGAAEAVVGEALKSYPRDSYVLATKVYFPMGDGPNDRGLSRKHIMEQCEASLKRLGTDYIDLYQCHRYDTSVPLEETLRALDDLVTQGKVLYAGISEWSAAQIVDAVRLGRQMNLHPIISNQPIYNMLVRYIEKEVLPISEREGLGQVVFSPLAQGILTGKYKPGHPVPSGTRAANDETNQWIKSYLRDDVLNRVQQLEDLAIDMGISLSQLALAWVLRQPGVSSAIIGASRPAQIEENAKAVEVRLTDEILRQIDGILEEINDFVPIW
- a CDS encoding carbohydrate kinase family protein, which gives rise to MINLIGNLNAELILAQVKDRPDFGQEHLVDHLMFRPGGIANMVYPLSRLGVKPRVIATLGKDQYGKQIYDDMKPLIEDGIMFTDRSTALSVGIVNQTGSRYFVTYSGDLYDFTKETVKRVKHFEQAKLSFYYGYFLLPNFTSEDALDCLKKSKELGQITMFDANSDINGWQPETRREIIDLLPNIDYFMPNNEELLHLTGESEIDKAAEILLTHGARNIVVKQGENGAALYSLNSKIHHTGFPTKAFDTTGAGDSFNAGFAYSLLQGADHREALAFGNALASIVVSRKEERFPTVDEINVKLKAGSGMEA
- a CDS encoding SIS domain-containing protein → MSQFWTEVRQQPEAIRETVNQNKELYFPKSEKPLLFTGMGSSLIASEFATSYLTSKGIHAHSIDNSELLYYNRDIITKSDLLIVSQSGESFEAKELANSLGSFATVTNTPGSTLATKAANVYHTHAGAEKAIASSKSFTTTVALMLLLGGRTAGEEFASKILKAADILEEQLNQSDEYKKQICEFLNPRQPLILLGRGPSIYTARQGALTLKETARMFTEPMSAPQFRHGPFELIKEGVQAIFFNPYGKTHDINRRYVTEMAELGGKVVYVSDEPLNHPNILSIQIPSVDEYASVISYSLVTQIAAMGLSEQKGLVAGEAELISKVTVKE
- a CDS encoding extracellular solute-binding protein; the protein is MKKIGGLLLSVALAASMFAGCSSSNDGSVGKTSDKPSNSNDANKQVTIKVLSSDDFAGFREKAIKEFEQENPNIHVNLEHVAYDQLHDKELASFNASDNAAYDVVDVDEIWTTEYAKAGFIIPVTDRYTDEMKKGILPASLNIVTYNGGYYGIPMFNDALFFYYNEDMLKKAGYDHPPKTWTEFTEMSNKLQQEKITQGPASAWGWSANEGLVCYYTQFLGSFGGKYLDNNGAPVLNNEKGIQALQYMSDAIKQGIVDKASISMNDRQILDAFKNGKTAFVSGWSFYWGEINADDSKVKGQAKVGLVPVADGAEPNTVTGSMFLGITPQSKQPDAAWKFIEFLASKKIQKEQSLDAGALPIWKDLYDDQELNKNHGAFKEMGAQLEHAMSRPQIDNYNEFSKDLQIRIQQVLTGQADAKSALNESADVLKKLEQNK
- a CDS encoding ROK family transcriptional regulator, with translation MVKKLGRIDLIKKINRSLVLDIIRNEQPISRATIAKKLGLSRSTVSSIVDDLLQKKFVVEQGLGSSTREGGRRSVQLRFNPTSAYGIGVDIRGKKIVNIITDLDGNIIFERDYSVSNLEDELLDRLEDFINASNIEPKKFIAMGVLVPSIVDSKNGIVIDAPSISWKNFDLRTFISQKFDFPILIHNDVNGAALGENWLGAGKNTSEMVYISITDHGVGSAIISNGQLIHGFQHSAGEVGYYLHQEDVDQNQFNQFGNFGVFERKVSRLFEQQEKIDILLAEAFTVVVSNIISLLNPQKIIIGGDVVSEQFIEKLSVNVAGINPIQSKIEMASLGQKAGALGAIAHAFEHVQEESLL
- a CDS encoding NAD-dependent epimerase/dehydratase family protein, whose product is MRTVIIGGSGHVGTYLVPELVRAGHEVINVARGSSRPYLNDRTWDEVQSIIADRNSEEKNNEFGKRISKLKPDVVIDMICFKLESARKLVESLEGQVQHFLSCGTIWVHGYSVHVPATEAEPRRPFGQYGIQKAAIEAVPLKRFANR
- a CDS encoding carbohydrate ABC transporter permease translates to MQKKIRPYLYLLPSYFVILSVILLPLLFALFISFIDLSKNIRKLDHPNLWHFVGLDNYWTVLTSDYFWSALGKTIYFTVVSVGLEFIIGLAIALILNEKFKGRGLVRGIMLIPWAFPTIVNAVLWKWLYDANYGTVTGLLAKLGFTDGYVNLLGHSFSAMNAVIAADVWKNTPFIALILLAALQSIPGHVYEAAKVDGADAFRRLFAITLPMLRPAIMVALVVRTMEAFKVFDIIYIMTSGGPAGGTQTLSFYTYQSSMMLGNFSSGAAIAFVMSIFIAVFALIYIKILYKDVE
- a CDS encoding HAD family hydrolase translates to MIKAADVRIGQEKIKIKGIGFDKDGTLFDSVKFWSYIDRIRKRNFLETAGSVAEADWESTMGFVQPDTVDHNGVLAIATMDEEILLTAGLIYKWRKLPWHECKKQAKEIFSQADKMLKLEEAFQTHAGVPEIFHRLYENQVPAGILTSDAYQRTESLMKMLGIKEMLQFIITPEQVANGKPNPEMVIKACGLLDISPFEFMVVGDSIVDMKMAKAAGSIAVGLVTYDGSEQLLAQDADYLIRAITDIAVGS
- a CDS encoding SDR family NAD(P)-dependent oxidoreductase; this translates as MSKARVAIVTGAGNGIGRASAIEFASRGMKVVVGDIDEAGGRETVGMIAEQQGEAISTYMDVSDEQSVKDAVKLALDHFGGLDIMYANAAIELQKYIMDIEVHEWDKVMNVNLKGVFLCSKYALKHFMQQRSGVILITASPHALCTYEEISAYAASKGGVVAFNRALALEAAPYQVRVNCIMPGAIDTPMVQREIAASSDPKKLRETLERMHPIGRMGRPEEVAKAAAFLASDDASFITGASLAVDGGILAKL